The sequence CTGCGCCCACCAGGTGTGCACCTCGACCGGCCACTGCCCCACCGCCCACGCGCGGGCGTCGTCGAGGCCCGACAGGCCGGGATGGCCCATCTCGTGCAGCGACCCGACCCCGAGTGCAGCCGCCCGCCCGCACGTCGCGAGGCGGGCCGCGTCGAGCTGGGCCCGTGGCAGGCGCGCGAGCACGCGGCGGCGGGCGGCCTCGCTCGCCTGCTCGCGAAGCAGGCCCGTCGGCTCTCCCCGCTCGTCGCGCTCCACGCCCGGCAGGCCGGCCAGCGGCAGACGCCTGAGGGTCCCCGGGTCGACGACGCAGCTGTGCCCGTCGACCCGGGTCAGGAGCACGGTGCGGTGCGGCACCGCCTCTGCGATGTCCGCGGCCGTCGGTGCGCGCCCCTCCGGCCACGCGTGGTCGTCCCAGGAGAAGCCGACGACGACGTCGGCGCCGGCGTCGCTCTTGTGGCGTCGCAGCCGGTCGAGGCACGCGGCGAGGCTTGTCGCCCCCGCGAGGTCGAGGCCGGTGAGCGACAGGCCCGTCGCCGTGCCGTGGACGTGGGCGTCCACGAAGCTCGGACAGATCCACCCGCCCGTGACGTCGACCGTGCGGTCGTGCGGGGGTGCCGCCCGCGCGCTCGGCCCGACCCAGGCGATCCGATCGGCGACGAGGAGCAGCGCACGGCGCGCCGCTCCGCCGGACGGGTCGAGGGTGCGGATGCCGCGGGCGACGAGCAGGGTGGTCGGGGGCGGGGCGGCCCTGCTCACAGCTCGGCGCGGCGGTAAGCGGTGGAAAGCGAGTCCGCGTACTCGTTCCACCGGGCCCCGGCGTGCGCGGCGATCCACTCCAGTCGCAGCTCGGGCCGTGCCCGTGCCCGCTCGTAGAGCTCCCGGACGAGGTCGAGGTTGGCGATCGGCCCGGTCTTGCGGGTCCACCCGCGCCGCTCCCAAACTGGCGCCCACTTCGTGATCGTGTCGACGCACAGCCGGCTGTCGGTGTAGACGGTCGTGACCACGCCCTCGGGGACGAGGTCGTACCCCGCGATGAGGGCCGTGAGCTCCATGCGGTTGTTCGTCGTGCGGGGATCGTGGCCGTGCGCCTGGTCGACGACCTCGCCGCCGTCGACGTAGACCGCTCCCCAGCCGCCCGGACCGGGGTTGGGGTTCGCGCTGCCGTCGGTGAAGACGCCGTCCTGGGGTCCTCCGGTGAACTTGGCGAGCACCTCCGCGAGCGGCAGGTTCTCCTCGACCGCCCCGCCCCCCGCGCCGCCCGGCGCGCCGCCGTGGCAGGCGCGGCACTGCTTCGGCGTCCAGCCGGGGTAGCGCTCGCGGACGCGGGCCGGCACGGTGAACGCCGCCCCGCAGGTCACGCACGTGGACGCCATGGGCGTCAAGGCTACCGGGCGGCTTGCGCGGCGACGACGAGCAGCGGGCTCGAGAACGTGAAGAGCAGGACGCCGACCGTCCAGAGCACCCGTCGCCGCCCGGGTGGCTCGCCGGCGAGGAGGTCGAGGGCGGCCGCGAGCAGCAGCCAGCCGCTCGCGACCACCGCGCCGCTGACGAGTGCGAGGAACACCGCCGCGAGCCCGGCCGCGCCGTCGCCCCCGGCCCGCACGACGATCGTCACGAGCACCGTGCCGACGGCGAGCCACACCGCCGCACCCGCTGCGAGCGCCCGGCGCACCGTTGTGCGGTCACGGTCGCGGGGTACCACCGCGTTCCCCGCGCAGCAGGTCGCGTGCGATGACCATCCGCTGGATCTCGTTCGTGCCTTCGACGATCTGGAGCACCTTCGCCTCGCGCATGAGCCGCTCGACCGGATACGCCGTCGTGTAGCCGTACCCCCCGAAGACCTGGACCGCGTCGGTCGTGACGGCCATCGCGGTGTCGCTCGCGGCGAGCTTCGCCATCGCGGCGATGCGCCTGTAGGGCTCGCCGGCGTCGCGGCGCGACGCTCCCTCGAGGTACAGGGCCCGGGCCGCTTCGATACCGGTGGCCATGTCGGCGAGCTTGAACCCCACGCCCTGGAACTCGCCGATGGGGCGGCCGAACTGCTCGCGCTCGCGGGCGTAGGCGACCGCGTGGTCGAGCGCGCACTGCGCGAGCCCCACCGCGCATGCGGCGATGCCGAGCCGCCCCCCGTCGAGGGCGCGCATCGCGATCGCGAAGCCCTCACCCTCCGCGCCGAGGAGGTGGCCGGCCGGCACCCGCGCCCCTTCGAAGACGATCTGCCCCGTCGGCGAGGCGCGCAGACCCATCTTGCGCTCCGCCGGAGGGAAGCTCACCCCCGCCGTGTCGGCGGGTACGAGCAGGGCGCTGATGCCGCCGGTCCGGTCCTCGCCCGTGCGGCACATGACGACGTAGAAGTCGGCCACCCCGGCATGCGTCACCCACGCCTTCGTGCCGTCGAGGACGTAGTGGTCGCCGTCGCGGCGGGCGCGGGTGACCAGGGCCGCGGCGTCAGAGCCGCTCGCGGGCTCCGACAGCGCGTACGCCCCGAGCCACTCGCCGGCCGCCATGATCGGCAGGAACCGGCGCCGCACGTCGTCGGTCGCGAAGCGCGCCACGGCCCCGGTCGCGAGCGTGTGGACCGACAGGGCAAGGCCGACGGTGAGGAACGCGCGGCTGAGCTCCTCCACCACGCGGAGGGCGACGCCGGCAGGCTGACCGCCCCCCCCGAGGCCGGGGTCGAACGGCAGCCCCATGACGCCGATCCGGCCGAGCGCCGCGAGGACGTCACCGGGGAAGCGGGCCGCTGCCTCGTCGCCGGCCGCCCGGGGGGCGACCTCGGCGGCGGCGAAGGTGCGCACGAGGTCGAGGAGTGCCCGCTGCTCCTCGTCGAGGCGGGCAAGGCTCACGGACGCGACCCGGCGGGCACCCCGTCGCTCACGCCGACACCCGCACGAGGTCGCGGTCGAGGGTGTTGAGCCGCTCGCAGCCGTCGGGGGTGACGACGACGATGTCCTCGATGCGCATGCCGTAGCGGCCGGGCAGGTAGACCCCCGGTTCGATCGAGAAGGCCATGCCGGGTTCGAGGACGAGGTCGTTGCCGGCGACGATGTAGGGCTCCTCGTGCTCCTCGAGACCTATGCCGTGCCCGGTGCGGTGGACGAACCACCGGCCGTAGCCGGCCTCCTCGAGCGTGTCGCGCGCGGCGGCGTCGACCGCGGCGGCGGTCACGCCGGGGCCGGCGGCGTCGACCGCTGCGCGCTGGGCCTCCTCGAGCGCGCGGTGGGCCTGCGCGTAGCCGTCCGGCGCAGCGCCGACCACGTAGTTGCGGGTGCAGTCCGAGCAGTAGCCGCCGAGCGTCCCGCCGATGTCGACGACCACGGCGTCGCCCTCCTCGAGGATCCGCGCGCCGGTCTCGTGGTGCGGCGACGCCCCGTTGGGCCCGAAGGCCACGATGACGAAGTTCACCGCCTCGTGGCCCTCGGCGACGATCCGCTCGGCGATGTCCCGGCCGACCTCGGCCTCCGTGCGTCCCGTTCGCAGGAGCTCGGGCACTGCCGTGTGGACGCGGTCGATCGCCTGGCCGGCGCGCCGCAGGGCTGCGACCTCCTCGGGGGTCTTGCGCATACGCAGCTCGCGGGTCACCGTCGAGGCGGCGGTCCACGACGCGCCGGGAAAGGTGGCCTGCAGGCCGAGCAGGAAGGCCGACCACAGCCGGTCGCCGACCGCGAGCCGCGGCGACGGGCCGGACCCGTCAAGGGCGGCGGAGACGAGACGGTACGGATCGTCGGTCTCGGCGAAGTCGGCGACGGCGACGTCCCCGGGCAGTCCCGCGTCCTCGGCGCGGGGACGCTCGAGGCGGGGGACGACCAGTGTGTGCCGCCCGTCGGCGCGGGCGACGAGCAGGGTCAGTCGCTCGAGGGGCAGCGCGTGGTAGCCGGTGAGGTAGCGCAGGTCTGCCCCCGGCCCGAGCAGCAGCGCGTTGACGCCCGCAGCCGCCATGGCCGCCTCCGCCCGGCGCAGGACAGCAGTCATACGCCGATCCTAAGATGTCCCGCAATCCGGCGTGCACGGTTGTGCCGTCGGGTGGGGCATTCGGGTTCGTCGTCGACTTCGTTCCCGCGTGGTCACCGTGTGGTGGCTCATCGGGGGTTGGGGTCGGGACCGTTCCGTTTGGGGCGCAGAACCAGCCGTGGCTGGTGGCCGGGTTGCCTCACCCCGACGCTGGGTCGGGGTTGGGGGTGTCGGTTGACGCCCGCGGGCGCTCTTGCACGCGCCCAGGGTCTGTTCGAGTGCCCACCACGTGCGGCTGTCGGCGAGGAGTCGGCGGGTGAGCCGGTAGTCCACCCGTGCGGTGGCCGGGTCATCGGGCTCGCCCATGTCGACGCAGGAGGCCAACACCGCCGAGACGGCATCACGCGCACCTGCCAGTCCGCAGGTGGTGCACCGGTGGGTCCGCTCCGACAGGGTTTGGGGTGACGGTGGCCGCACAGGCAGTGCTGCCGTGGGCGACCACCTCGCCGGCGATGCGTCGGGCGGTGTGGCGCCGTGCGATCGCCGCGGCGCGGGCGTCGCGGGCGGCCCCACCCCGCCCGCGACGGTAGGAACCCGACAGCCGGTCGTGCCGGTAGGTCCGCTCCGGGCGACCGTCACCCCGGGCTTCCTCGGGCCGGCGGGGGCGTGCTGCTTGGGCGGCAGTGCGGCGTCGGCCCGCCGCTTGGCGGCCTGCTCCTGCCGGGCGGATGGATGGTAGGCGTCGGGGTTGGTGTTGCGTCGGGAGCGGTCCAGTGCCTTGTGCCGCCGCCGCTGTTTGGCCCGGCGACGCTGTTCGCGCTCCTGCTCGTCGGCAGTGCGCTGGATGGTGGTGATGCGCAGGTCGGCACCGTCGACATGGGAGGCGATGGTGACGTTGGACACGTTGACATCGCAACCGCCACGACGCCCCGCCGTCGCGGCTGGCGTCTGTTCCCGCCGCTGGCGGGTGGTGTCGCAGACGTACCCCTCGACCAGGCACAGCAGGTGGGCCTGATAGGCCCAGCCGCCCGGCGCGCCCGGGTCGCGGTGGCGGACCAGGTCGATGTTGTGCCACCGCGACGAACCCGCCAGATGGTGTTCGAGGTGGGCCTGGGCCGACCAGGCGGACCGGCAGCACAACAGTGGCATCGCCGATGCCGGTGATCACGACCTGCAACGGACCGTCGTAGGCCCACCAGGGCGTGTCGGGATCGGCGGCGGCGGGTGTGGCGGCCGGCTGTTGGTGCCGCCAGCCATCGGATCGCATCGTCTGGCGGGTGGCGGTGAGGGTGCCGTGCAGCCGGAACGTCTCCCACTTGTTGGACGTGGTGTGGGAGCGGGCCCGACCCGGGATCCGGGTGAAGTCCCACCACGAGGTGATCCGCGGCCTGCCCGGCCGCTTGCCCGACCTGTCGGGGTGCAGGTGCCGGCGGACGGGCTCCCACACGGTGTCGGCCGATGCAGCCCCAGCGCCTTGGAACACCAGCGCCCCAGATGCGGCGCGGCATCCAGATGCTGCTGGGCGGCAGCCTCCAGACCCTTCCTGGACAGACCCAGCCGTTTGCGTACCGACTTGGGGTCCCGCGCCCGCTCGTGCTGGGCGGCCCAGTAGGCGTCGATCCGGCTGCGGGCGTCACACTGCACCGCCCGGCGCACCTGGAACGCCGCCGAGTACAGCTGCTCGACCCGTCGGCGCATCACCGGATCCGAGGTGTCCACCGACAGTCGGATCACCGACTTGGGCATGCCGGGGGCCGACCAGTTGCCCTGCGGATTCCTGGTCGGCCCCCGCGTCGGCCTGGCCACAGTCGATGTCACACCGTCACTGGCATGGGAGAGGTGTGACATCCGGAGATCAAGCGGCTCATCGTCTCACCGGCCTCACCCCGCTGGCCATCACCCAAAGTCGCTAGGCCGCGACAGCGGCGCCCAGCGACGCTGTGTCGAGCACGCCCGGGTGCGACGGGGACGGCGGGTGGGCGGGACCTACACTGCGTGGATGTTCCCGCGCTTCTCCGCCGCCCTGCGGGAGGACAACCTCGACCGTCTCGGCGACTGCCGCTACGACGTACTCGTCGTGGGCGGGGGGATCACCGGCGCGGGCATCGCCCTGGACGCCGCCGCGCGCGGCCTCGACGTCGCCCTCGTCGAGCGCGACGACCTCGGCTCGGGCACGTCGTCGCGCTCATCGAGCCTCGTGCACGGCGGCCTGCGCTACCTCGCCCAGGCGATGTTCGGCCTGACCCGCGAGAGCGCCGTGGAGCGCGACCTGCTCCGCCGCCTCGCGCCGCACCTCGTCCGGCCGCTCCCCTTCGTCGTGCCCGACGCGGGGGGGCGGCGCAACGTCGCCCTCACCGGCCTGGGGATGTGGATCTACGACGGGCTCGCGTCGTTCCGCAACGTCGCCCGCCACCGGCGGCTGTCGCCCACCGAGCTCGTCGACCGCATCCCCGGGCTCGTGGCCGGCGTCGGCAACGCCGGCTACGAGTACCACGACTGCCGGACCGACGACGCCCGGCTCGTCCTCCAGGTCGCGCGCACGGCCCACCGACTCGGTGCGGTCGTCGTGCCCCGCGGGGAGGTCGTCGAGCTGCGGGAGGCGCGCGGACGGGTGACGGGGGCGACCGTGCAGGACCGCGTCGGCGGGCGGGAGGTCGCCGTGCGCGCCCGCGTGACGGTGTCGGCGACGGGCGTGTGGGCCGACGAGGTCCGCGCGCTCGCGGGCGACCCCGGCCCGCCGGTGCTCACCCCGTCGAAGGGGGTGCATCTCGTCTTCCCCGCCCGCGACGTGCGCGTGGCCGCGGCGGCGCTCGTGCCCTCCGCGGCCGACGACGGGCGCATGGTCTTCGTCCTGCCGTGGGACGGCGAGGTCGTCGTCGGCACCACCGACGACGGCTACGAGGGCCCCCTCGACATGCCGACGGTCGAGCAGGCCGACGCCGGCTACCTCTGCGCGGCCGTGAACCGGGCGTTCGGCACCGACCTGCGGCCCTTCGACGCGGTCGGGGCATGGGCGGGGCTGCGGCCCCTGCTCGCGTCCGAGGCGCACCTGCCGATGGACTCCGAGACCTTGTCGCGGCGCCACGCCATCTTCGACGAGCCCGACGGTCTCCTCACGATCACCGGCGGCAAGCTCACGACGTACCGCTCGATGGCGGCGGAGGTCGTCGACCGTGTGGTGGCAACCATCGGCGGCTCCGCCGCACGCGTGCGCAGCCGGACCGACCGCGTCCCGCTCGGGCTGCGCGGCGGGCTTGCCGAGACGGTCGCGCGGACCGCGGGGGTGTGCGCCGAGCTCGGTCTGGACCCGGCGCTGTCCGCACCGCTCGTCGACCGCCACGGCGACGAGGCGGTCGAGGTCGTCGAGCTCGCCGCCGCCGTGCCCGGCGGGTCCGAGCCCCTCGTCGCGGGCCTGCCCTACCTGCGCGCCGAGGCGCGCTGGGCGGTCGAGCAGGAGATGGCGTCGACCGTCGAGGACGTGCTCGCCCGGCGGACGCGGGTGGCCATCCGGGACGCCGCCGCGGGCGGGCCGGCCGTCGCGGAGGTCGCCGACGTCCTCGCCGGCGCGCTCGGCTGGTCGCCGCACCAGGCAGCGGCGAGCGCCGACGCCTACCGTCGCCGGGTCGCTGGCGAGCGGGGGGTCGTGCCTCTGGCCCACCCCGCGTCGGCCGACGCGCTGACGCGCGGGTAGGCGGGCCCGGCGGCTTCAGATCTTCAGCTTGACCGCCCGGTGCAGCAGCGAGAACCGGGCAGGGGTCGTGCCGAGGAGCTCGCCGTCCGCCTCGACGAGCAGGCGCTTCGGCGGGGCGATCGCCACGCTTGGCGCCATGCGCTCGACGATCTCGGGGTGGGGCAGGTGCTCACCCCGGAACATCTTCGAGGTGAGCAGGAACACCTGGCTGCGCTGCCCCGTGAAGACGAGGACGTTGAAGCGGTTGTCGTCAGGCAGGGCGCGGGGGGCGACCTTCATGCCGCCGCCG comes from Egibacteraceae bacterium and encodes:
- a CDS encoding ribonuclease H, encoding MASTCVTCGAAFTVPARVRERYPGWTPKQCRACHGGAPGGAGGGAVEENLPLAEVLAKFTGGPQDGVFTDGSANPNPGPGGWGAVYVDGGEVVDQAHGHDPRTTNNRMELTALIAGYDLVPEGVVTTVYTDSRLCVDTITKWAPVWERRGWTRKTGPIANLDLVRELYERARARPELRLEWIAAHAGARWNEYADSLSTAYRRAEL
- a CDS encoding acyl-CoA dehydrogenase family protein, which translates into the protein MSLARLDEEQRALLDLVRTFAAAEVAPRAAGDEAAARFPGDVLAALGRIGVMGLPFDPGLGGGGQPAGVALRVVEELSRAFLTVGLALSVHTLATGAVARFATDDVRRRFLPIMAAGEWLGAYALSEPASGSDAAALVTRARRDGDHYVLDGTKAWVTHAGVADFYVVMCRTGEDRTGGISALLVPADTAGVSFPPAERKMGLRASPTGQIVFEGARVPAGHLLGAEGEGFAIAMRALDGGRLGIAACAVGLAQCALDHAVAYAREREQFGRPIGEFQGVGFKLADMATGIEAARALYLEGASRRDAGEPYRRIAAMAKLAASDTAMAVTTDAVQVFGGYGYTTAYPVERLMREAKVLQIVEGTNEIQRMVIARDLLRGERGGTPRP
- a CDS encoding Xaa-Pro peptidase family protein; translation: MTAVLRRAEAAMAAAGVNALLLGPGADLRYLTGYHALPLERLTLLVARADGRHTLVVPRLERPRAEDAGLPGDVAVADFAETDDPYRLVSAALDGSGPSPRLAVGDRLWSAFLLGLQATFPGASWTAASTVTRELRMRKTPEEVAALRRAGQAIDRVHTAVPELLRTGRTEAEVGRDIAERIVAEGHEAVNFVIVAFGPNGASPHHETGARILEEGDAVVVDIGGTLGGYCSDCTRNYVVGAAPDGYAQAHRALEEAQRAAVDAAGPGVTAAAVDAAARDTLEEAGYGRWFVHRTGHGIGLEEHEEPYIVAGNDLVLEPGMAFSIEPGVYLPGRYGMRIEDIVVVTPDGCERLNTLDRDLVRVSA
- a CDS encoding glycerol-3-phosphate dehydrogenase/oxidase, producing MFPRFSAALREDNLDRLGDCRYDVLVVGGGITGAGIALDAAARGLDVALVERDDLGSGTSSRSSSLVHGGLRYLAQAMFGLTRESAVERDLLRRLAPHLVRPLPFVVPDAGGRRNVALTGLGMWIYDGLASFRNVARHRRLSPTELVDRIPGLVAGVGNAGYEYHDCRTDDARLVLQVARTAHRLGAVVVPRGEVVELREARGRVTGATVQDRVGGREVAVRARVTVSATGVWADEVRALAGDPGPPVLTPSKGVHLVFPARDVRVAAAALVPSAADDGRMVFVLPWDGEVVVGTTDDGYEGPLDMPTVEQADAGYLCAAVNRAFGTDLRPFDAVGAWAGLRPLLASEAHLPMDSETLSRRHAIFDEPDGLLTITGGKLTTYRSMAAEVVDRVVATIGGSAARVRSRTDRVPLGLRGGLAETVARTAGVCAELGLDPALSAPLVDRHGDEAVEVVELAAAVPGGSEPLVAGLPYLRAEARWAVEQEMASTVEDVLARRTRVAIRDAAAGGPAVAEVADVLAGALGWSPHQAAASADAYRRRVAGERGVVPLAHPASADALTRG